The Ricinus communis isolate WT05 ecotype wild-type chromosome 8, ASM1957865v1, whole genome shotgun sequence sequence ACTGCACTTAAATACAAGTATGATGGATATAATACAGTCAGGAACTATCTGGGCTAGCAAACTTTTCCAAAGACTACTATGTCTTCTATGTTGCAATGAACCTGAACACATTTTTATTGTCATTGTCATTGTATATTGCTGCTGCTTAATAGTACATTATCAGTAGATTTCTTTGGTGGGATGATTAACTTTATAAACCTGCATGAGTATGCAGTAATTATGATGAGTTTCAGGTCGTAGATGATAGAAACCCTTATGAGCATGAGAAGTTTGCATCATGTGTCTTCTCTTTGATATAATTTCGTGGCATTGacctctttattttcttttctcactgTGCATCGacaatctaattaaataactcATGTTACCTAAGATATGTTACGTGTGGCACTCATCTCATAAATTgagagaaaaatgaagaattttAGTACTCAAGTCTTAACCATTCTAGGGTTTTGGGATTAGGTGCTTTTGCGACTCCAAAGTTTACGATGtgcacatatatatatatatatatatatatgtatatatatggtaCTTTTTGCTCTAAATTAGTTTGTATACAtacttcaaatttaaatacaatGGAATCAATTCTTTTAGAGTGATCTATTGAATGAGCAATCTTAACCACACTGCTAATAGTTTATATTACTAAAAGGCAAAATAACATGCAGTGGAAATTGATTTAACGAATTCCATCCCACCCCACCAAAGgatatttaaaatgaatatgaAAGTTGAAAGAAAAGCCTTGCGCACCACCCATGTTAGCTAAATGTTTATATAGCAGAGACTAATCTTCCTCAAGATTTTGATTTATGATATTGCAAATTGAAATGCTAGTTTTTAGCATAATTGATCTTCCATAATCGTATatgatctctctctctctctctctcaaccTGTGCATCTGAAATTTCTATAAAACTTTGGAATAATATCATGGTATGGAACGAAATATGGCCTCATATTCATGTTTTAAGTACTCATCATGTGATCATATATTGGCTATTTATGTTTTGGACTGCCAATATTCCAGCACTTTTCAGCATGATATGTGGGCACATTATAAtctggttttttttttttttttgcccaAAATGAGCTAAAACAAATGgtctttctattttgaaaatatgGTTTATCATTGCCTCATGAACCAAGTTAAGAATTCATGATTTATTCTTGGAAAGAATGGTTACCTAGTATATCTTCCATATTTGGCTTTACAGTGTTGGTGCTGGGCATATGAGGCTTTCATGTGTTGGTCTCATTCAGGCTTGTCGTGATATGCAAAAGAGAAGGTAATTAGTTtgttttggtatattttttcctTGACACGAGagaagataattaattttttgcaCCTCCTGTGCTGACATGTTCCCTTTCATGGAAATCATCTTCTTGTTTAAAGGGTACATCTTCATGGCATTGTCATGGCTGAAGATAactaattcattttctttcttttccatgCCTCTTTCATACTTATGTATATTACATTTAGTAACTACTTTAAAACACAATATCAGTATCTCTCGCGAACTCGATTGGATGAAGAATGAATTTGCTTGTACCCGGAACAAGTTGCAGGTGTTTGTTCAGGTAACTCTAATTCATGTCTCCTAGAATGTCAAGTTgcattttatttgagaaaagaatctgCATGCTGTTCTTTTGAGTGCAGTGctcctttttccttaaaaCTGCTTCTAATTTCTTCTGCGTAGAATATCATGGGATGACTAAGAGATAACAGCAATTTGCAAAATTGTACATTATGATAGAAGGCACAAAGTGATTTAACATGGTCAAATAAGAATATGGCTATATTGGGTTTGCTTCCATTTTAGGCTATTTTTGAATGTGTGTGCGCGCATCTGATGAATGTGTACTTATAAACAAGGAAACAGAAGCCATGTCTAAAATGACTTATTTTAGTCTTTTAGTTCCCACGGAAGTTGATTGTTTTCCTTTCCTGAAGGAATATAATGCAAGAATCATACCTTATTGCTCTTGACCCATCTTTTTGCACATCTTTTGACTGGGTCTGATTAGTATGGATCTTAGAATACAGAGAGCGAGGCATCAGCTGGGTGTTAATTTACTTCAGCATTTTAAATCTCCATCCTTTTAATGTCCATAGCTTAGTTGCTCAAGTAATAATCAGTATTTTGCTACCTCAAACAACAGCTAAATTTTCTAGCCTTAATGTTTTTACATCATAACATGTATAACAAGAACTCTTTCAGATATGTGACAGATTTGGATtagtattcttttttaatgtttccttctttttttttaatgttcaagaaatcaacGAGTTAACCTCATTATAGTCagttcctttctttcttctattaataaatttttctttcataagaaaaagaaaaagtataattCTTATTACTGAGATCTCTGCCATGCCCTACaatgaattggaaatttgattTAGGACTTGGTAACAAATTTGAGGCAGCAAGTGGATATAGATTTTCATTCCAAACAAGGCATGTAGCATTTTCAGGTAAAGGACATGAGGACTATCTTGTAACCAATTTGAAATTTGAGAGGACTATCTTGTAACCAATTTGAAATTTGAGAGGACTATCTTGTAGCCAATTTGAAATTTGAGAGGACTATCTTGTAGccaatttgaattttaaaaaggcGAGTCTATCCCATTCAAACTCGAGTAGTTGTCATATATTTTTGCCGCtcctaaatttaatttatctttttttgtttgcttAAGAAAGAAATACAGAGTCTTTGAATGTACattctttttatcttatatCTGATGTTTGTTTGGtgtttagaaaaaattaattgccTGTACTAGCATCCAAAGGGTTCGGAGCATTTTGAACTTTTTGCATCTTTCAATCTCTGGATGAGCATAACTGCTActtcatttatttcttgtcTCAAtcaaaatatgataaataatcTGTTGGCAACATTTGATCATATACTCAAAAATCTCTTTTCCTGGGATTGTTGATTTATAGACAGAGCGGAAGATTTTGAGACTTGAGAGGAAACAACAAAAGTGAATTTCCATATGCTTTCGTCTTGCTGTTCAGGTGTGTGAGAATATTTCTGAATACTTGTACAGTTTCTTGTTTCCCATGGAAGTGATGCTAGGTTGTATATGCAGATCAATAACAAGTTTATACTTTTGAAGTTGCTATTTAATGTTGCTGGTTGCACTTGTGCGCCATATGTCATATTAACTTAAGAACAATGCTTATCTGGATTCTGCTTGTTTATCTTAACTCGTGTAACAACAAACATGCTTTATGTGGGATGGATCTGTTGCACACTGTTGCCATTGTTGTTGTTGtgattttgaattcttaaaAGGGCAACAATCCTTCAGTCCCCCAAGAAGAGGAATCAGAATTAGacttgccttttattttactttgaagtACCAGCTACTTCTCATTGAAATAAGTGGTTTTTACCTTGACCAAAGCCCAGTTACATAATTGACTTGAAGTATGACATTTCTCTACTGGCCATTTGCTCAGTCCTTTGCTTAATAGTATTGACTCATCTGATTtaagtttgtaaaatcttTAGTAGATTTAACTTGCATCCTTGCTAAAAGATTCCTTGTAACTGGGGCGAAAAAAAAGGTGGATCGGAATgaaacaggaaaaagaaagaaactctCTTTCGTGGTATCTGCCATTGCCCCTCTGTTCGTTTGTGATTGTACTTTCTCCCTTTTGAGATTGATGTGATGCACTGAAATTTCTCAGATGGCTGCAGGCGGGATTTATTTTCAGTGGGTCTTCAAAGGAGTTGTCGGCACTAGGCGGCAGGCTTATACTTTCTTCCTGGACTATATCAGTCAGCAAAGTCGTCTTTAAGTTTCTTGAAAATGTACTATCTAAATTTCATAACTGTTCAAGAATCTTGATTTGGACTGGGTTACTTTTCTTGATCTCATTCACGATCGTCCAAATTCTGCAACATCTGACTAATCTGATGGGCGGTATTCCCCAAAATCACTTATTTGGGGACAATTAATGCTCGAGTAAAATGAGATAAGTGGATGCTCGCCTCTGTAAAGCAATAATCCAAGGAAACTAGCTTGCAggtatttattaaaagagtTGGATCAGAGGCTTTCAAGGGAAATATAGATGAAGGGTCCAACTTTTTGTCTAGATCAGTTGCACAGACAGTTCatacaattaaaattgttaaCAAATATGCAAACTTTTAAAGGGACTTATAGTTAGTGTCATGATCCTTCTGAAGATAGGCTTTATTCTAGTTATTCTAAAAAAGCTGCATCTCCCTTGTGCTTAGGGTGGAGTAGGAATTGAAGACCCAAAAGCTAGTTACTAAAGATGAAGAAATCTTAATAAGATTGAAGCTATAAATACCTAATCAGATGACTTTGCTTTGAACAAAAGACTATTAGAGCAT is a genomic window containing:
- the LOC107262049 gene encoding uncharacterized protein LOC107262049 isoform X2, yielding MLSSCCSVDLTCILAKRFLVTGAKKKVDRNETGKRKKLSFVAGFIFSGSSKELSALGGRLILSSWTISVSKVVFKFLENVLSKFHNCSRILIWTGLLFLISFTIVQILQHLTNLMGGIPQNHLFGDN